In Citrus sinensis cultivar Valencia sweet orange chromosome 2, DVS_A1.0, whole genome shotgun sequence, a single genomic region encodes these proteins:
- the LOC102626566 gene encoding uncharacterized protein LOC102626566, which translates to MPAGLSNLENSDPKAIIFWPRSQGEEVSKAKPDKIANKCTAESKGNAAAKKTCICAPTSHAGSFRCHLHRTNNAPPKLSSSSSRCLVDDNGRKSQPQLSRFYTCDSVQIQPAQNDKPVINAGEVVGVNVKLSLDN; encoded by the exons ATGCCTGCTGGATTATCAAACTTGGAGAATTCGGACCCAAAAGCAATCATCTTCTG GCCAAGGAGTCAAGGAGAGGAAGTATCCAAAGCCAAGCCCGATAAGATAGCAAACAAGTGTACTGCGGAAAGCAAAGGCAATGCAGCAGCCAAAAAGACGTGCATTTGTGCACCAACTAGCCATGCCGGCTCGTTTAGGTGCCATCTTCACCGAACCAATAATGCACCACCGAAGTTGTCATCGTCGTCGTCTCGGTGTTTAGTAGACGATAATGGTCGGAAAAGTCAGCCTCAGCTCTCCCGGTTTTACACCTGTGATTCGGTACAAATACAGCCCGCCCAAAATGACAAGCCTGTAATAAATGCTGGAGAAGTTGTAGGTGTTAATGTCAAGTTGTCGCTGGACAATTAg
- the LOC102619668 gene encoding AUGMIN subunit 3 produces SSLRPSNAVSFSEISQHERFLEEEKLLEGEDSESAHDSISAFSSSRGNQDDIFGAEEVRLKDISGATLAYKAEAVELQKRLRHLQSEFDVLTAHGSTLVQGRRARVSASSTLNGHLTTLDDSLSARNLEFWKGQLQQHKIWLFIILEKGPCQVVAEERKSECSRASLDDASNILVRDVENSRHQRVAELRWLRLILFQLFVGSWLNFKIHTFYKRAILMKMMWFNTDELVGDYDLKVMRKEFYISRQKVLIAHLINHLARRQFLNIACQLEKKNLLGAYSLLKVIESEIQGYLSATRG; encoded by the exons TCCCTCCGTCCCTCCAACGCCGTTTCCTTCTCCGAAATTTCTCAGCATGAGCGGTTTCTCGAAGAAGAAAAGCTACTGGAA GGAGAAGACTCGGAGTCTGCTCATGATAGCATATCAGCATTTTCTTCCAGCAGAGGTAATCAAGATGACATTTTTGGAGCCGAAGAAGTAAGACTAAAAGATATcag TGGGGCGACTCTGGCGTATAAGGCTGAAGCTGTGGAGTTGCAGAAGCGGCTTAGGCATCTACAGTCTGAGTTTGACGTGCTCACTGCCCATGGTTCAACGTTGGTACAAGGGAGACGTGCGAGAGTCTCTGCTAGTTCCACTCTCAATGGACATCTTACAACCTTGGATGACAGCCTTTCCGCGAGGAATTTGGAG TTCTGGAAAGGACAGCTTCAACAGCATAAGATTTGGCTCTTCATCATTCTGGAGAAG GGGCCTTGTCAAGTAGTCGCTGAGGAACGAAAATCAGAATGTTCGAGGGCAAGTCTTGATGATGCCTCAAATATATTAGTAAGAG ATGTAGAAAATTCCCGTCATCAGCGTGTAGCTGAATTACGATGGCTTCGTTTGAT ACTATTCCAGCTCTTTGTTGGGAGCTGGCTCAACTTCAAGATACATACATTTTACAAG AGAGCTATTTTAATGAAGATGATGTGGTTCAACACTGATGAACTTGTAGGTGATTATGATTTGAAGGTCATGCGCAAAGAATTCTATATTAGCAGACAGAAAGTG CTCATAGCTCATCTGATTAATCACCTTGCAAGGCGTCAGTTCTTGAACATAGCATGTCAGCTGGAAAAAAAGAACCTGCTTGGAGCATATTCGCTGCTTAAAGTTATTGAATCAGAGATTCAGGGTTACCTATCAGCAACCAGAGGCTGA